CCATATTCAGCCTTCACCAAATCCGCCGCCCTCTCCGCAACAGCATAAACACTTGACATAATATTCCCACTGACATTATTCGGAAACACGGACGCGTCGACAACACGCAGCCCCTGCACCCCCTTAACTCGGAGGCTCGAGTCCAGCGCATCACCCATCGCCACGGATCCGCAGATGTGGTATTCGCCCGCAACGACGTCGCGCACGGCCTGTTTGGCCTGCGATAGGTCTTGCATGTCGAGTTCCGGGCTTGGGAATGTGCGTCGtgcgatggaggaggagactGAGGGGGCGAGACCGACCTTGTCTGCCCAGCGCAGGAATGCGGCGATGAGGGTTACGTCTGCTTCTTGGGTGATGTAGTTTGGCTGGATTGTTGGCGGTTGGGCGGGGTCTGTTCTTGTTAGTTGGATCTTATGTTCAGGGTGGATCTAATGTTTGGGATGGATGGGCGAGGCTATACCATTACTCTGGATATGGATGTACCCTCTCGATACAGGATACTGGATGCAAAGCGCAGCACTAGCACCGGCTGGTTGGtctggccctggcggccCAAGGAGTTTGGATTGATGCTCCAGTCCGTCCTTCGTGTTGAACGTTGCAGGCAGGAAGACGAGCTGCATATTGGCGGAAATGTCGCTCTGCAGGTGGGCAATGActtgctggagctgtttcTCGTGGAACGGCGTGGTCGGTTTGATATCCCGGATACTCTGAACCACCTCTGCCAACTCAGACTCAGACAGGACGCGTTTGGCAGGGAAGAAGCCCTGCGTGCCGGAGACAGCACTCAGCGGACCCGTTCCTGTTTCTGCGTACTGCTTTGCCGCGCCCTGCATGGCTTCGGGGACTTGGTAGAGGGTGTCTAAGCTGACGACGCCCGGGTGGAGGTCCCAGATTATGAGGCTCAGACTGTGGTCTTGCACGTTGGCGCCGACGGCGGGATTGGGGACTTTGCATTCTACAcctgcggcggcgaggatAGCTGGGTCGCCGATTCCAGACAGCTCGAGGATCTGGGGGGACTGGATGGTGCCCCCGCAGACGATGACCTCGCGGGTTGCAGAGAGGCTATACTCTTCTCCATCTACGGTGATGCTTACGCCGGTGGCTCTGGTGCCGTCGAGGAGGACGCGGTTGACTCGCGCTTCGCAGAGGAGCTTGAGATTTGGCCGTGACGAGTTGGCATCGTAGTACTCGCGGCCGGCGTAGCTGCGTTTACCGGCGTTGGGCCCTGAGCGCGCGACTGCACCCAGAGTGTGGTAGAAGCCGATGTGGTCGCCGCTCCAGGCGTCCACGGGCTTGTTTGGGAGATCTGTCGTTTCAGCGGCAGCTTTGACGATCTCAGTGTCGATGGGCAGATACGCGTCGTTGAAGCTGGTGCGGATTGGGCCGGTTGTGCCGTGGTTCTCTGCGACGAGGGGCGATGGGGCGTCGACGATTGCGGTGTTGACGGATTCGAGAGTCTGTCTTGTTAGGGCTGGACGATAAGTAGACGACGTGGAGGAGTGGCACCTCGTGCTTGCGCATGTACTGCTtcatcgacgccgcagacCATCCCTCGTCACCGGCCAACTCAGCCCAGTCGTCGTAGTCCTGCAGTGACCCCCGGACGTACATCATGTAGTTGATTGCGCTGGAGCCACCTAGGACTTTTCCGCGCGGCATATTATGGACTCTTCCATTGTTGCCGGGCTGCGGCGCTGTGTACAGACACCAGTCGTAGTCGGGGTTCTCGAATGCCTGGAAAAAGCCCGCGGGCGTGTCGATGACTGGATCGTCGATGCGGTATTTGCCTGCTTCGACGATTCCGACGGTCACGCTGGGGTCTTCGCTGAGGCGGGCTGCGATGGCGCATCCGGCTGTACCGCCGCcgcagatgatgaagtcgaaGGCGGTTTGGGTGAACTCCTCGACGGAGGAGACGGGGGAGGCTTGGCCGTTGCTGTCGGTACTGGTCATGTTGGCGATGCTGGTTCAGCGATGGATGTGTGAGGAGTCTGGTCAGGGAGGGCGGACAGGCGGCCTTATAGCCAGTCCTGAGGTCATGGCTGGAGTTTAATACCGAGAGGGGCACGGCACGCCCTGAACCAGTCTGACGACGCGCGAGGGATTCTCTACCATGAATGCAGAACGCCTAACATGAATTAATATTGAATTCAGACTGATACAGCTGCGGCCTTTGGTGTCATTGGAGGTTCTGTGCGGGGAAACGCTCGAGCTGAGGCCGCGAATGTCTGACCAGAGATGCAGGACGCCTGAGTGGTTGCAGCTGTGATAGGCTGGAGAGAGAGATATCATGTCGAGTAAGCCTTGGATAGTGCTGGCGCTGACAGCAGTTGAGGGCTTGCATGTGAAGGCTTGCAAAGTAGGGCTTGCAGCCAGTCTGCTCAAAGAAAGTCGTGCAAACGAACTGCAAACATATCGaagctattaatactattttaaatatagcgTCTGATGCACAGCAAACTAAAATACAAACTGACATCCACTGACAAACAGATATGATCCCCACCGTCGGAAGGACATTCCTTTCTGGGCTCGTGTAACCAGAGCAGTTGGTTCCGTATCCAACTATTCACATAAGACCCCGCGATCACAGCAGCTTGACACCTTGACATCTTGACAATAGCATCTTATTTATCATGTCTGACCTGTTCGTTGAAATCACCGCCCCAAACGGGCGCAAGTACACCCAGCCCACCGGCCTGTTCATCAACAATGAATTTGTCGCGTCCAGCGGACAGACCATTACCTCGATTGACCCCGCGTTCGTCTCCTTGCCTTGCACTATAGACGCCTTACTGATGGTAGTACAGAACAGATAAGCCGATCGCGACCGTCCATGCAGCCGGTGCAGACGATGTCGACCGCGCGGTGAAGGCCGCCAAAGCAGCCCTCGTGCACCCCTCCTGGAAGAAACTCCCTGGCACCGAGCGCGGGCAGCTCATGGGCCGTCTTGCGGATCTCATGGAGCAGAATAAGGAGCTGTTTGCCACAATCGATGCGTGGGATAACGGTATGTTGCTTTGAATTGGGCTGGTGGGGATCAACTGACGGAATCCGTATAGGCAAACCCTATCATGTCGCCCTCAACGAAGACCTCGTCGAAGCCATCGGCACAATTCGATACTACAGCGGCTGGGCGGATAAGACATTTGGCCAGACTATCAGCACGACGCCGGAGAGATTCGCCTATACAATCCGCCAgcctgttggtgttgtcggCCAGATTATCCCGTGGAACTATCCCCTGTCCATGGCTTGCTGGAAGTTGGGCCCGGCGCTGGCCTGCGGAAATACAGTGGTGCTTAAGCCTGCAGAACAGACGCCGTTGAGCATTCTGATCTTTGCGAAGCTGTTCAAGGAAGCTGGATTCCCTCCTGGCGTTGTCAACTTTGTAAATGGCTACGGCCgcgaggctggtgctgcACTTGCTGGACATCCCCTGGTGGATAAGATCGCGTTCACGGGGTCGACCATGACAGCAAGGGAGATTATGAAGCTTGCTGCGGGCACATTAAAGAACATAACACTGGAAACAGGCGGAAAGTCACCGCTGCTGGTCTTCCCAGATGCAGACCTCGAACAAGCTGTCAAGTGGTCGCATTTCGGAAACATGTCGAACCAGGGCCAGATCTGTACTGCCACCTCGCGTGTCTATGTCCACCAGGATATCTTCCAGACCTTCCTGGCCAAGTTCAAGGAGGCTGTCGAGACGACGTCGAAGATCGGCGACCAGTGGGACGAGAACACATTCCAGGGCCCTCAGGTTACGCGGGCACAGTATGACCGGATTCTGTCGTATATCGAAGCTGCGAAGAAGGAAGGCGTCAAGGTTGTCACTGGAGGTGCTGCGCATGCCCCTGCTGATGCAAAGAACAAGAATGGATATTTTGTCCAGCCGACTGTCTTTACGGGGGAGAATGACTCTTACGCCATTGTACGCGAGGAGGTCTTTGGTCCGGTTGTTGTGATTCTTCCATTTTCTACCGAAGAGGACGCCATCAAGCGTGCCAATGACACAACGTACGGCCTTGGAGCAGCGGTATTCACACGCGACCTGGAGCGCGCCCATCGCGTTGCGGCGGAAATAGAGGCAGGTATGGTCTGGGTGAACAGTAGCCAGGACTGCGACCCACGTGTGCCCTTTGGGGGTGTCAAGCAGAGTGGAATTGGCCGTGAGCTGGGAGAGGCTGGACTAGAGGCTTATACCCAGGTCAAGGCCGTGCATGTCAACATGGGAAACAGACTCTAGATTAGAATGATGGCGCTATAGAATCAGAAACTCTCTTCATATCTATCCAATGTATGAGGTTTACTGGAAGGGTTCAAAATTACTACAGAAAGCCTACGGAGTGCTGATGGTAGATTCGGTAGTTCATGAGACATGTAAAGACATTCTATATCCGGAATATAGACTTGAGACAGGCAGATCGACTTACAGGATCCTGTTGCCGTCATGAGAGCAGTCCAGTTCGGAGTCGACGCCCAATGGCAGCACACCAGGTTCATtccttcttcagcagcagTATGCACGGCATCATCAGCCTGTAATCATTCGGCTCTTATCTCGGAACCGTTTCGAAACGGAAGTAGGCCGACTCGGGCCAGGCATACCGGCGGGGATCCCGGACAGGAAGGGGAGTCCGATATGGACACTGCAACCGTCGGGACCGATATTAAATCCCGCACAGTCTGGCCTCATTAGCCGCCATGTTACTCTTCTTGTGACGGTTATCGACTGAGCAAGCAAGCTTCGACTGGAGAACGTTTAGCCACGGCGGAATAGGCAGGTTGTTCCTTGATAAGGGTGAGCGGGTGTCGTGGCCTCCCCGGGGTAGAAGGATGAATTACGAAATGGAAATTCACTCTCGCCAATACGAGAAGACAGAAGATAAATGGCCTGTGGAGCGGCTGGAGTGTGTTTGACTTCCCCAGACGGAGTATCGTGGAGTCCCCAGTTTGCGGCATATACAACGAGAATAACTACGATGTCCGGGGTACAATATTGCTCCGTGAGGAATAATGAAACTCGATCCTAGAAGTAACCAATAGATAAGTGAATAGATGGCTGAAACTGTATGTTGAATATCGCGCAGGGCGAGAGCATCTCTCCTCGTCGGACCCATAGATAAGACGGGGGATGCTGTGTCGTAGCCAGGCTGACTATCTGTCCCCCAACTGCCTGCCCGGGCCCACTGAGTCTCCTCATATTCTCTGCCTCTATAAGTTGGCACCTGTCTGCGGATACGCGGTGCGGTGTTTGCCCTAGCCTTCCCACTGCAGCCTTTCATCATCCCCTGTCGCCCATTCTTCCATTCACACGTTACTCCTCACTTCAATAACATTTCTGTATATGACACTCTTACTCATTTTTAACCATGTCGTCCGATCCGTCATACAAAGCCCAACCGGCAAACGACATTGAAAGCAGCCCCGAGAAAACACACGAAGAGAACGCCGGGATGACCATAGACGAGCAAAAGGCCGAAAGCATGCCGTATCGCCAGGATGCGTTCGGTGACGAGTCTCATGCAGAAGTCAAATACAAAGTTCTCAAGTGGTGGTATGGTCTATGATTCCAACCCTTGGATTCTGCCTCTGATGATACTTAGGCAATGTGGCCTGCTGATGGTCGCTGAAACGATCTCGCTCGGTATTCTGTCCATCCCTGCGGCAGTGGCTGGCCTCGGGCTTGTTCCTGCTATTGTTATCCTTCTCTCGATGGGTGTTGTTGCATCTTATACTGGCTATGTGATCGGACAGTTCAAGTGGCGGTATCCCCATGTTGTCAGTATGGCTGACGCGGGAGAAGTCCTGATGGGCCGTTTCGGTCGTGAACTCTTGTTTAGTGGTCAAATGCTCTTCTTAATCTTCCTGATGGCGAGCCATATCCTCACTTTTACGGTGGCCATGAATACCCTGACAGACCATGGTACCTGCTCGCTTGTCTTTGGGGTGGTTGGCCTGGTCGTCTCTCTTATTCTCTCCCTGCCACGCACGATGAAGAACATGTCGTGGCTATCGCTTGCCTGTTAGTTCTTCTCAATACCCTGTAGTACATAGCTAATCTCGTCCAGCATTTATCAGTATTTTCTGTGCTGTGATGGTCGCCATGGtcgccatcggcatcgaACACCCCGGTGGCCCTGTCAAAGCCACGACCGAAACCAGCCTCGTTACTGGATTCACCTCCGCCCTGAATATCATCCTGTCATATGGTGCGTATTCAAGCCTTTGCATAAATCCATTCTAACATTTTTAGCGAGCCACAAcgccttcttcaacgtcATCGCCGAACTGAAAGACCCCAAGGACTTCCCCAAGGCCCTTACCCTCCTCCAGACCATCGATATCTCGCTATACCTCGTCGCAGGGGTTGTCATTTACTACTTCGCTGGGGAGGATGTCAAGTCGCCAGCCCTTGGCTCTGTCAACCCATTAGTGTCCAAGATTGCCTACGGCATTGCATTGCCAACCGTATGTTCCCCCGAGCCCATAAAACCTGTATACTAACACTACAAATCAGATTATCATCGCCGGTGTAATCAACGGCCACATCGCTTGCAAGTCAATCTACACCCGCGTCTGGGCGGGCACAGATCGCATGCAGAAGCGCGACTTTATGGCCGTCGGGTCTTGGATTGGGATCGGCGTCGCCCTCTGGGTTGTTGCTTGGATTATTGCGACAGCGATTCCTGTTTTCAGCAGTTTACTTAGTTTGATGGTGTGTCCGCCCTTTGCAATCACACTATCTTTACGCAAATTACCTTATATGGGATACGGTACTAATCCTGTACAGACTGCCCTCTTCGCTAGCTGGTTCAGCTTCAGTCTCCCCGGTGCATTCTGGCTCTTCATGAACAAGGGGCTGTGGTTTTCGTCAAAGAGGAAGGCTGCGCTGACCTGTTTGAATGTGTTTTGTTTCGTTATTGGTGTTATTATGTGTGCGCTGGGCCTTTATGCTTCTGGGAAGGCAATCCATGATGACCCTGGGAGTGCGAGCTTTTCGTGTGCGAATACTGCGTAGATGCCTTTTCTGGAAATGTGGATATATGGTATGGAATGGACTTTTTTAGATAGTGGACTTAGATAGGATTGCGGTTATTCTTTTTATGGATGGTGTTTTCTTGGTTTAGTTCAATATATTTCCATCCGTCACTTCTCAAGTATATGGACTACATGCACAATCTCTACAATGTATCCAAAGTGTTTATTGCAGCATCAATAATTCAAATTAATTCGACCTGGAAAATCTACACGCTAAACTGGCAATGAAATCCTTCACAGAACGAACCATGTCTACAGTTTCGAAAGCCTCCCATCCGGCTGCAGCACCGACAGATGGTTCTCGTTGATATCAGCTACCGTTTGACATCTGCCACATATTAGCTTCTGTACGAACGATAAGGTTGCCAGTACCCACCCAGCCAGCGCCATCGTAACCAGCAACTCCTGACGCAGGATCTTAATTGCCAACTCTACACCCTCCTGTCCGGCGTACTACCACAGTCAGCTCTGAACAGAGAAGGGAAAAGTATACATACTGCAAGACCCCAAATAGGAATCCGACCCATGAAGCAGTAACTAGCACCGAGAGCAAGCGCCTTGAAGATATCGGAGCCGCGACGGATTCCGCCATCGACTGCCAGGGGGATACGGCCACGGGCGACATCTGCGCACAGTCTCAGCGAGTCCAGTGTGGCTGGGACACCGTCCAGCTGCCGGCCGCCGTGGTTGGAGACGATGATACCGTCGACGCCGTAGTGGATTGCGAGTTCGACGTCGGCTGGGGAGCATACTGCTTGACGTTAATATTGGATTGGTTTATGTAGGGATATAACGTACCCCCTTTCAGCCAGATCTGCATTGATGTGTTCTCGCGGAGCCAGGGGATTGTCTGTTCCCAGTCGAGACTTGGATCTAAGTAAGTTAGAATGACTGTGTATAGGAGGTAGATGGATGTACCATAGTTGGTCTTGTCGGTGTTATCGCTCCCGTTGCTGAGGATGTTCGGCCACTCCATGTCCTCTGGCAGGAAAAAGTTGTTTCGCACTTCGTTCAGGCGCATGCCCAGCACTGGCACGTCCACCGATAGAAAGAGTGCCTTGTATCCGGATTCTGGGAATGTTAGACAGGAATCAGCGCGGTTCAGGGGAGACGTACTCTCCGCCCGTTTCAACAGCTGCAGTGTTATCGATCGATCCCGTAAAACGCACATCTGGATCACGTATGGATTGCCTAGCCCTTGTGTGCCGACGTCCTCTAGGGAATAGTTCGAGTAGGACGACAAGCCCATGCAGATACCGAACTTGGCTGCTGCGCGGGAGGTTGCGACTTCACCGTCGGGATGGGCCAGTTTCTGCGACGCCGCCGGGCTGAATCCAAAGGGGAGGGAGACCTATATTGACATTCTTGTCAGTATAGTCCACCTAGCTGTGTCTGGGAAGCCACCTTGGTTCCTAGAATTTCGGTGCTGGTGTCTACGCTGGCGACGTTGACCAGGACTCGGGGGAGGATTTTATAGCGGTCGTATGCTGCTTCGTTATCGCGCAGTGtgatgagatccatggcGCCCTCATTGTAATAATCTGTTCATTGACTCAGTATTCAGTCCATTTCTGCCCGTCTGTTCTTGGTCTGGTCGCACCTCGCACCATAGCAGGAAGCCTGCTgctccccagcttcttcaggtcTGCAATACAGGAAACATCCTGCGCGAAGCTCTCTCCCCGGTGGGCCATTGTGAGTGTGATCGGTGGGATGGTGTTGCGACGGTGGATGGAGTAAAGCGACAGAGCTCCGGCCTTAAAGCAGCCAAAGCACGAGCATCTGCAGCCCCATGGTGAGCCTCGGGGTAATACGCGCCGCCGGTATGGCTGCGGTGATGGCTTCCTATCATGGAGACACTGAGGGATCGGGATGGCCTTCCTGCTTTGTCGTtagggctgctgctggtaaCTGGGGCCGTTCAGCCAGTGACGAGCCAGTCGCAGCTCTTTTCTTGTATACATGCAACTGAAAATGGATACTTATACGGAATGGTATCTTCGTTGCTACTTTCTCGAGCTCTGGCAATGTAGAGTGTTCACTAATATGGTCACTATATAAAGTATGTCACAACCCGTTAAGTACCATCCACCAGCATTACCACCATCTACCCAGCAGTTTAGAAGCATACCTCGCAAACATAAATAGGTACTTATTTGATGAGAGATAGGGATATCGTTTAGTAAAGTAGTGATGTCAGTCAGAGCGTACCAGACTGATGCTCCACTGACCAAAGCGGCAGGAGATTCCGACAGCAGCCCCGCTGGCTTTGACTGCTGCACTTCATGATCGcatttcccttcttcttttgacTTCCTGTTCAAATGCACTTCCTTTCTCGCAGCTGCAATCATAATTATGGGCTCCAGGTCCACCCGCCCCCGCAGATCGCACACCCTGGGCGCATGCCGCACctgtcgtcgccgccatGTCAAATGCGACCAGAAACGGCCTGTCTGTCGGACCTGTCGGAATCTGGGAGTCCCTTGCGAGGGCTTTACCAATGAAGTCCGCTGGatgcgcagcagcagcgggaGCGACAAGGCCGACGACACCACTGGCACCCGCCGCCATCTCTATACAGGTCAGTGTCTCTGTCCCGCCGGCTCATGCGACCACTGACACTCCCCCAGAACAGTCGAGACAGTCCATGAGCACGTCCTTGGGCTCGAACCTCGTGTCCGGCTCCATTAGTGCATCCCTCGCGGAAATCGACGTTAAGACCCGCGATCCTGACCGGCCGGTCGAGGGCGATATTGTCGTGGGCCCATTTGCCGTGCTGGACTTTGCGCCCGATGCGTCCAACAATATgcaggggcagcagcagcagcagcagcagccagagaGTCATAAATACACACCGCCAGAGCCGGAAGGGGCGCTTCGTAGTCCACCGCAGACGGTCCCTGATACAGCTGTTGCTCAGGATCCTGGTGTCGCGCTGCCCTCGTTACTCAACGACTCGCCTTCACATATCGACGACTTCCTGCACTGGTCGGATATCTTAGGCCTGAGTCCGGAGCAGCCGGGATTCTTCCAGCCCTCGATGCTGAACTTCGACATGTATTTAAGTGCCGATGCGGTGGCTGATAATACGTCGAACGGTTTTGTTATCCCCGAGGACTTCGCGCCAGACCAGAACAACATGGCAGCC
Above is a window of Aspergillus puulaauensis MK2 DNA, chromosome 2, nearly complete sequence DNA encoding:
- a CDS encoding uncharacterized protein (COG:C;~EggNog:ENOG410PJ9J;~InterPro:IPR015590,IPR029510,IPR016161,IPR016162, IPR016163;~PFAM:PF00171;~go_function: GO:0016491 - oxidoreductase activity [Evidence IEA];~go_function: GO:0016620 - oxidoreductase activity, acting on the aldehyde or oxo group of donors, NAD or NADP as acceptor [Evidence IEA];~go_process: GO:0055114 - oxidation-reduction process [Evidence IEA]), whose translation is MSDLFVEITAPNGRKYTQPTGLFINNEFVASSGQTITSIDPATDKPIATVHAAGADDVDRAVKAAKAALVHPSWKKLPGTERGQLMGRLADLMEQNKELFATIDAWDNGKPYHVALNEDLVEAIGTIRYYSGWADKTFGQTISTTPERFAYTIRQPVGVVGQIIPWNYPLSMACWKLGPALACGNTVVLKPAEQTPLSILIFAKLFKEAGFPPGVVNFVNGYGREAGAALAGHPLVDKIAFTGSTMTAREIMKLAAGTLKNITLETGGKSPLLVFPDADLEQAVKWSHFGNMSNQGQICTATSRVYVHQDIFQTFLAKFKEAVETTSKIGDQWDENTFQGPQVTRAQYDRILSYIEAAKKEGVKVVTGGAAHAPADAKNKNGYFVQPTVFTGENDSYAIVREEVFGPVVVILPFSTEEDAIKRANDTTYGLGAAVFTRDLERAHRVAAEIEAGMVWVNSSQDCDPRVPFGGVKQSGIGRELGEAGLEAYTQVKAVHVNMGNRL
- a CDS encoding uncharacterized protein (COG:E;~EggNog:ENOG410PHHD;~InterPro:IPR013057;~PFAM:PF01490;~TransMembrane:11 (i64-84o90-110i138-160o172-188i200-219o239-259i271-292o312-331i352-376o382-406i418-441o)), with product MSSDPSYKAQPANDIESSPEKTHEENAGMTIDEQKAESMPYRQDAFGDESHAEVKYKVLKWWQCGLLMVAETISLGILSIPAAVAGLGLVPAIVILLSMGVVASYTGYVIGQFKWRYPHVVSMADAGEVLMGRFGRELLFSGQMLFLIFLMASHILTFTVAMNTLTDHGTCSLVFGVVGLVVSLILSLPRTMKNMSWLSLASFISIFCAVMVAMVAIGIEHPGGPVKATTETSLVTGFTSALNIILSYASHNAFFNVIAELKDPKDFPKALTLLQTIDISLYLVAGVVIYYFAGEDVKSPALGSVNPLVSKIAYGIALPTIIIAGVINGHIACKSIYTRVWAGTDRMQKRDFMAVGSWIGIGVALWVVAWIIATAIPVFSSLLSLMTALFASWFSFSLPGAFWLFMNKGLWFSSKRKAALTCLNVFCFVIGVIMCALGLYASGKAIHDDPGSASFSCANTA
- a CDS encoding alpha-hydroxy acid oxidase (COG:C;~EggNog:ENOG410PKHE;~InterPro:IPR012133,IPR037396,IPR008259,IPR013785, IPR000262;~PFAM:PF01070;~go_function: GO:0003824 - catalytic activity [Evidence IEA];~go_function: GO:0010181 - FMN binding [Evidence IEA];~go_function: GO:0016491 - oxidoreductase activity [Evidence IEA];~go_process: GO:0055114 - oxidation-reduction process [Evidence IEA]), with product MAHRGESFAQDVSCIADLKKLGSSRLPAMVRDYYNEGAMDLITLRDNEAAYDRYKILPRVLVNVASVDTSTEILGTKVSLPFGFSPAASQKLAHPDGEVATSRAAAKFGICMGLSSYSNYSLEDVGTQGLGNPYVIQMCVLRDRSITLQLLKRAEKSGYKALFLSVDVPVLGMRLNEVRNNFFLPEDMEWPNILSNGSDNTDKTNYDPSLDWEQTIPWLRENTSMQIWLKGVCSPADVELAIHYGVDGIIVSNHGGRQLDGVPATLDSLRLCADVARGRIPLAVDGGIRRGSDIFKALALGASYCFMGRIPIWGLAYAGQEGVELAIKILRQELLVTMALAGCQTVADINENHLSVLQPDGRLSKL
- a CDS encoding GMC family oxidoreductase (CAZy:AA3;~COG:E;~EggNog:ENOG410PVHT;~InterPro:IPR012132,IPR036188,IPR000172,IPR007867;~PFAM:PF05199,PF00732;~go_function: GO:0016614 - oxidoreductase activity, acting on CH-OH group of donors [Evidence IEA];~go_function: GO:0050660 - flavin adenine dinucleotide binding [Evidence IEA];~go_process: GO:0055114 - oxidation-reduction process [Evidence IEA]) yields the protein MTSTDSNGQASPVSSVEEFTQTAFDFIICGGGTAGCAIAARLSEDPSVTVGIVEAGKYRIDDPVIDTPAGFFQAFENPDYDWCLYTAPQPGNNGRVHNMPRGKVLGGSSAINYMMYVRGSLQDYDDWAELAGDEGWSAASMKQYMRKHETLESVNTAIVDAPSPLVAENHGTTGPIRTSFNDAYLPIDTEIVKAAAETTDLPNKPVDAWSGDHIGFYHTLGAVARSGPNAGKRSYAGREYYDANSSRPNLKLLCEARVNRVLLDGTRATGVSITVDGEEYSLSATREVIVCGGTIQSPQILELSGIGDPAILAAAGVECKVPNPAVGANVQDHSLSLIIWDLHPGVVSLDTLYQVPEAMQGAAKQYAETGTGPLSAVSGTQGFFPAKRVLSESELAEVVQSIRDIKPTTPFHEKQLQQVIAHLQSDISANMQLVFLPATFNTKDGLEHQSKLLGPPGPDQPAGASAALCIQYPVSRGYIHIQSNDPAQPPTIQPNYITQEADVTLIAAFLRWADKVGLAPSVSSSIARRTFPSPELDMQDLSQAKQAVRDVVAGEYHICGSVAMGDALDSSLRVKGVQGLRVVDASVFPNNVSGNIMSSVYAVAERAADLVKAEYGLV